TGCTTTCCCGGAAGCATCTACTTCCAAGTCTTCCACCAAATCTGGAACTTGTTTTAATGGGACTACTATTTTCATTTTTTCTCCTGTTTTTTTCCACCAAGACGCGAAGGCACAAAGGATTTTTTCAATATTTTTCTTTGTGACTTTGAGCCTTTGTGGCAATGTTATTCACTCATTTCATTTTTTGGACAAAGAAATGTCGTGTTTGTCCATCTTCATTTATGTTTAATAATTTTTGTCCAGTCGACCTGCACCAGGCTTCCATATCCGGAACAGCTCATGGATGAGAACTGGTTAAATGTAAAATATTTCCAACCGATAATTTTTTCATGGCTTGCCAAGACCGAATCACAGGCATTCCCATTCCGCAATCCCCTGTTTCTATATGCATATCGACTTTCATTAAGCTTCTGCGTCGTCTCCCATGCAGTAATCCATGATTTCAATAATATCCATGACGATCAATTTTCCATCATTATTTGTTGATTTAATGGCATCTTCGAATCGAGATACTTCATAAGGACAGCACACTGCCAAGACTTCTGCGCCCACTTCGATGGCTTCCTTCACACGGTTTTCGGATAAGCGTTCCGTGGTATGATCAGCGACCAAGCCATCCAGCCACATTCCGCCGCCGCCGCCGCCACAACAATAGCCTTGTTCTTTGCAACGATACATTTCAGAAAATTCAATTCCTGGAATCGCATTTAACAAAATTCGTGGCGCATCATATTCTCCGTTATGGCGACCCAAATAACATGGGTCATGAAAAGTCACTTTCTTTGGAAAAGGTCTCTTCATGAGTTTGGATATAGCGTCAATTTGTTCAGCCAAAAATTGAGTATAATGTTGAAGATTATATTCTTTCCCGGTAACGGCTGGATAGAATTTCTTAAAGGCGTTAAATGCGTGCGGATCACTTACCACCAATTTATTATGGTCATATTTATCGAATTGCGCACCATTATGTTCTGCCAATTCTTCGAATAAGCCCGTCTCACCCACCAGTCGTTGAGAGTCACCATCGCATTTTTCTTCTTTCCCTAAAATTCCAAAATCAACATTCAAACGATTAAAAACGCGAACCATAGATTTTGCCGCATCATTTCCACGACCATGGAATGAAAAATAATCACTCACATACCATAAAATATCCACTGGCTGGGGATCATCTTCTTTGGATAAATCGCGAACCGGCTCATCAAATTTCTTCAGCCACTTCACACGTTTCCGGGCAGAATCGCCCATGGGATTTCCATACTCTGCTACATTTTGCAACATATCTTGAAGCTCAGCCGGAACATTTCCATTCAAAACCGCTTGCTCTCGAACTGCTGGCATAATTTTCATCATATCTACTTCTTTGGGACAAACGCGTAAACAATTGGAACATGTTGTGCACATCCACAAATCATCATGCGTAAATAAATCCATGCCTGTTTGTAGCTTCCTGTAAATTTTTCTTGGGCCATAACTACCCACATTGTCAACGGGACAAACACCGATACATTGTGCACATTGATAACACCATCCCATG
The Candidatus Neomarinimicrobiota bacterium DNA segment above includes these coding regions:
- a CDS encoding (Fe-S)-binding protein, with the translated sequence MSEHKYEKWIQKDNVVIDGIDISGEWNKMYEPREITEYDITGLENVRDLVGGESMGWCYQCAQCIGVCPVDNVGSYGPRKIYRKLQTGMDLFTHDDLWMCTTCSNCLRVCPKEVDMMKIMPAVREQAVLNGNVPAELQDMLQNVAEYGNPMGDSARKRVKWLKKFDEPVRDLSKEDDPQPVDILWYVSDYFSFHGRGNDAAKSMVRVFNRLNVDFGILGKEEKCDGDSQRLVGETGLFEELAEHNGAQFDKYDHNKLVVSDPHAFNAFKKFYPAVTGKEYNLQHYTQFLAEQIDAISKLMKRPFPKKVTFHDPCYLGRHNGEYDAPRILLNAIPGIEFSEMYRCKEQGYCCGGGGGGMWLDGLVADHTTERLSENRVKEAIEVGAEVLAVCCPYEVSRFEDAIKSTNNDGKLIVMDIIEIMDYCMGDDAEA